Proteins from a single region of Chryseobacterium sp. W4I1:
- a CDS encoding YkvA family protein, with protein MKYSKLNLAKEAISHKGFVKKIPDIFRMVKLWRKGLYPIKSIDIILPLLGILYVISPIDLLPEFAIPVLGVMDDLAVLSLTIPKLIKEVDKFLLWEAEQRMSSTKIIDVEIIK; from the coding sequence ATGAAGTATTCAAAATTAAACCTTGCTAAAGAAGCCATCAGCCATAAAGGTTTCGTAAAAAAAATCCCTGATATATTCAGAATGGTAAAATTATGGAGAAAAGGACTTTATCCTATAAAATCCATTGATATCATTCTTCCGCTTCTTGGAATTTTATACGTGATCTCCCCTATCGATCTTCTTCCAGAATTTGCAATACCTGTATTAGGTGTTATGGATGACCTGGCGGTATTATCACTTACAATTCCAAAACTGATTAAAGAAGTTGATAAATTCCTTCTTTGGGAAGCTGAACAAAGAATGAGCAGTACCAAGATTATCGATGTAGAAATTATAAAATAA
- a CDS encoding glycine zipper domain-containing protein has protein sequence MGAIVAKKNRGLGAVIGGVVGGATGYTIGRAGDRKDGRVQPRN, from the coding sequence GTGGGAGCTATTGTTGCTAAGAAAAACAGAGGTCTCGGAGCCGTAATCGGCGGTGTAGTAGGTGGTGCAACCGGTTATACCATCGGTAGAGCTGGAGATAGAAAAGACGGAAGAGTTCAGCCACGTAATTAA
- the pyrF gene encoding orotidine-5'-phosphate decarboxylase, whose protein sequence is MESKKEFFLECYKLGIIKFGRFTLKSGIESPFYVDLRPLASDPKILKNLANYLLEMLPLDNFDLICGVPYAALPMATAMSLESYIPLIIKRKEAKNYGTKKLIEGIYQKGQNCLLVEDVITSGKSLVETIAEVEQEDLKVADIVVVLDREQGGKQLLENKGYRVHTLFNISEVCTILQETGELSDEEVKRIQDFLQGNHIQFEEKIRSSYEQKLQHAQHSVSKKLLETALKKKSNLIASADVTTTKELLDLAEKVGPHVIALKTHIDIISDFEYEKTITPLKALAEKHQFLLMEDRKFADIGNTQELQFTSGVFKITDWADFVTSQVIGGFESLDCFKNVGVVAIVGMSSKGALTTASYREEALKVALSHPNVIGGVSQNQIPEDLLLFTPGVNLADSGDGKGQQYNTPEHVFKMLHTDFIIVGRGIYKSEDPETAAITYKNEGWNAYVNSLQKNEVQG, encoded by the coding sequence ATGGAAAGTAAAAAAGAGTTTTTCTTAGAGTGCTATAAGCTTGGCATTATCAAATTCGGAAGATTTACCTTAAAAAGCGGTATTGAAAGTCCTTTTTATGTAGACCTGAGACCTTTGGCTTCAGATCCGAAAATTTTAAAAAATCTGGCTAATTATTTACTGGAAATGCTTCCGCTTGATAATTTTGACCTGATTTGCGGGGTGCCTTATGCAGCACTGCCAATGGCTACTGCCATGTCTCTGGAAAGCTATATTCCATTAATTATTAAAAGAAAAGAGGCAAAGAATTACGGAACTAAGAAACTGATCGAGGGAATTTACCAGAAAGGACAAAACTGTCTTTTGGTAGAAGACGTGATCACTTCCGGAAAATCTCTGGTAGAAACTATTGCCGAGGTAGAGCAGGAAGATCTGAAAGTAGCTGATATTGTTGTTGTTTTAGACAGAGAACAGGGAGGAAAACAGCTTTTGGAAAATAAGGGCTACAGAGTTCATACTCTTTTCAATATTTCAGAAGTCTGTACTATTCTTCAGGAAACAGGAGAACTTTCTGATGAAGAAGTAAAAAGGATTCAGGATTTTCTTCAGGGGAACCATATTCAGTTTGAAGAAAAGATCAGAAGTTCTTACGAGCAAAAGCTGCAGCACGCACAGCATTCAGTTTCAAAAAAATTATTGGAAACGGCTTTAAAGAAAAAATCAAACCTGATTGCATCCGCAGATGTTACTACAACAAAGGAATTACTTGATTTAGCTGAGAAAGTAGGACCTCATGTGATTGCATTAAAAACGCATATCGACATTATTTCAGATTTTGAATATGAAAAAACAATTACTCCATTAAAAGCGCTGGCTGAAAAGCACCAGTTCTTACTGATGGAAGACAGAAAATTTGCAGATATCGGGAATACACAGGAACTGCAGTTCACCAGTGGAGTATTTAAGATTACAGACTGGGCAGATTTTGTGACTTCACAGGTTATTGGAGGGTTTGAATCTTTAGACTGCTTTAAAAATGTGGGGGTTGTTGCTATCGTAGGAATGTCTTCAAAAGGAGCGCTGACTACGGCAAGTTATCGTGAAGAAGCCCTGAAAGTGGCACTATCCCATCCTAATGTCATTGGAGGAGTATCGCAAAACCAGATTCCAGAAGACCTTCTTCTATTCACTCCGGGTGTGAATCTTGCAGACTCAGGAGACGGAAAAGGACAGCAGTACAATACACCTGAACATGTTTTCAAAATGCTTCATACTGATTTCATCATCGTAGGAAGAGGAATTTACAAGTCTGAAGACCCTGAAACAGCTGCTATCACTTATAAAAATGAGGGTTGGAATGCTTATGTTAATTCTTTGCAAAAAAACGAAGTACAAGGCTAA
- a CDS encoding TlpA disulfide reductase family protein, with product MKKNIIYLVLIIIIGVIAFVPGVKEYLRDQFFPIATIENAVHVSEEDYDIELKGINVPSTNLKAFKNKPVFLNFWGTWCPPCRKEWPTIQKLYDSRKGNVDFILIAMNDKEDAVRAFLKENNYTVPVYIAQSPISEKILPKVFPTTFLIDQHGRIIIKEDAYRDWNTETVHQFIDNIIK from the coding sequence ATGAAAAAAAATATCATTTATCTTGTCCTCATCATCATTATCGGTGTTATCGCTTTTGTTCCGGGGGTAAAGGAATACCTTAGAGATCAGTTTTTCCCGATCGCTACCATAGAAAATGCCGTACACGTCAGTGAAGAAGATTATGACATCGAGCTGAAAGGAATCAATGTACCGAGCACCAATCTTAAAGCATTTAAAAATAAACCTGTTTTCCTGAATTTCTGGGGAACATGGTGCCCGCCCTGCAGAAAAGAATGGCCAACCATCCAGAAATTGTATGATTCAAGAAAAGGAAATGTAGATTTCATTCTGATTGCCATGAATGACAAAGAAGATGCGGTAAGAGCATTTTTAAAGGAAAATAATTATACTGTCCCTGTATATATTGCACAAAGCCCTATTTCTGAAAAAATTCTTCCAAAAGTATTCCCTACCACTTTTCTTATAGACCAGCATGGAAGGATCATCATTAAAGAAGATGCCTACAGAGATTGGAACACAGAGACTGTGCATCAGTTCATTGACAATATCATCAAGTAG
- the aroC gene encoding chorismate synthase, translating to MFNTLGNLLSLTTFGESHGVAYGGIINNFPAGLTVDLDKVQYELDRRKPGQSAIVTQRKESDTVKFLSGIFEGKTTGTPIGFIIENENQKSKDYDHIADSYRPSHADFTYDQKFGIRDYRGGGKSSARETINWVVAGALAKQLLSGIEINAYVSSVGDIFCEKPYQDLDFSKTESNDVRCPDAETAERMIERIKEIKKEGNTIGGTVTCVIKNVPVGIGEPIFSKLQAELGKAMLNINACKGFEYGSGFCGAKMTGKEHNDAFNTDFTTKSNLSGGIQGGISNGMDIYFRAAFKPVATILRPQDSVDRYGNPVTVEGKGRHDPCVVPRAVPVVESLAAFVLADLFLINKTRNINNF from the coding sequence ATGTTCAATACATTAGGTAATCTTCTCAGTCTTACAACATTTGGAGAAAGTCACGGTGTGGCTTACGGTGGTATCATCAATAATTTTCCGGCAGGTTTAACGGTAGATCTCGATAAAGTTCAATATGAATTGGATCGGAGAAAGCCCGGCCAGTCTGCAATAGTCACTCAAAGGAAAGAAAGTGACACGGTAAAGTTCCTTTCCGGAATCTTTGAAGGAAAAACTACAGGCACCCCGATCGGATTTATTATAGAAAACGAAAATCAGAAATCTAAGGACTATGATCACATTGCAGATTCATACCGTCCAAGTCATGCAGATTTCACGTATGACCAGAAATTTGGAATAAGGGATTATCGCGGGGGAGGAAAATCTTCAGCAAGGGAAACAATTAATTGGGTTGTTGCAGGAGCTTTGGCCAAGCAACTCTTATCCGGCATCGAGATCAATGCCTATGTTTCTTCTGTAGGCGATATTTTCTGTGAAAAACCATACCAGGATTTGGATTTTTCCAAAACAGAAAGTAACGATGTACGTTGTCCGGATGCTGAAACAGCCGAAAGAATGATCGAAAGAATCAAAGAGATCAAAAAAGAAGGCAATACCATTGGCGGAACGGTTACCTGCGTGATCAAAAATGTTCCCGTGGGAATCGGAGAACCTATATTTTCCAAGCTTCAGGCTGAATTAGGTAAAGCTATGCTGAATATCAATGCCTGTAAAGGATTTGAATATGGAAGTGGTTTCTGTGGTGCTAAAATGACAGGGAAGGAGCATAATGATGCTTTCAATACGGATTTCACTACAAAATCTAATCTTTCAGGAGGCATCCAGGGGGGGATTTCCAACGGAATGGATATTTATTTCCGTGCGGCATTTAAACCGGTAGCTACCATTTTGCGGCCTCAGGACAGCGTTGACCGATATGGAAATCCTGTTACCGTAGAAGGAAAAGGACGCCACGATCCGTGTGTAGTACCCAGAGCAGTTCCCGTTGTGGAAAGTTTGGCCGCATTTGTATTGGCTGACCTGTTTTTGATCAACAAAACAAGAAACATCAATAATTTTTAA
- a CDS encoding thioredoxin family protein → MKNYWDQGISFEEYIHIGRERLENPSNQQETDYKQYYELGLQRMDRTLKKYVPDEEQVKILASKNFDGKILIISEAWCGDASATVPALVKFFEGHNEVKIFLRDSDKSLINQYLTNGTESIPKALILDKDFNVKNSWGPRPKFGYELLMKHKADPEAYPKDNFYNDLQLYYAKNRGKDAVQEILELL, encoded by the coding sequence ATGAAAAATTACTGGGATCAGGGAATTTCTTTTGAGGAATATATCCACATCGGAAGAGAACGATTAGAAAATCCTTCCAACCAACAGGAAACTGACTATAAACAATATTACGAACTTGGACTTCAGAGAATGGACAGAACACTTAAAAAGTATGTTCCGGATGAAGAACAGGTAAAAATATTGGCTTCTAAGAATTTTGACGGAAAAATCCTGATCATTTCTGAAGCATGGTGCGGAGACGCCAGTGCTACAGTACCCGCACTTGTTAAGTTTTTCGAAGGACACAACGAGGTTAAAATTTTCCTGAGAGACAGTGATAAAAGCCTGATCAATCAGTATCTGACCAATGGTACAGAATCTATTCCTAAAGCGCTTATCCTGGATAAAGATTTTAATGTTAAAAACTCATGGGGCCCGCGTCCGAAGTTCGGCTATGAACTGTTAATGAAGCATAAAGCTGATCCGGAAGCTTATCCAAAAGATAATTTCTACAACGACCTGCAGCTGTACTATGCCAAAAACAGAGGTAAGGATGCTGTTCAGGAAATCCTAGAATTATTATAA